A region of Vigna radiata var. radiata cultivar VC1973A chromosome 6, Vradiata_ver6, whole genome shotgun sequence DNA encodes the following proteins:
- the LOC106763443 gene encoding uncharacterized protein LOC106763443: protein MELFKKLEITIPFSEALQQIPSYAKFLKELNTKKRKYLEKETIEMQGNCSAILQRTLPPKLQDPGSFTIPCTIGELDVGKALIDLGASINLMSLSMFKKLSGVEIRPTRMVLQLADRSLKYPYGIS, encoded by the coding sequence ATGGAgcttttcaagaaattggaaataaccataccgTTCTCTGAGGCACTCCAGCAAATCCCATCTTatgcaaagtttttgaaagaactCAACACGAAGAAAAGGAAGTACCTTgagaaggaaacaattgagatgCAAGGGAATTGCAGTGCAATTTTACAAAGGACACtacctcctaaattacaagatccagGAAGCTTCACCATTCCTTGTACTATTGGAGAATTAGATgttgggaaagctttgattgatcttgGAGCTAGTATAAATCTGATGTCTCTCTCTATGTTCAAAAAGCTTAGCGGAGTGGAAATCAGACCAACAAGAATGGTTCTCCAATTAGCTGATAGATCtctcaaatatccttatggaaTTTCTTAA